The stretch of DNA ATTCAGTAGTTTACTTCTGGTTTTACTGtttcattaatgtttttcttatttatctGTATCAAAAAGGTCATTTGAGTTGGTTTCTTTCAGGCAAGGTGTTTAAAAACAACTtagaaaaacattcagaaacaaaCTGTTGAGTCACAAGTTCCTGGCCTCAGTGCATTTTCTTCAGTTATAAATCACAACAAGGTGCATCTTATACCAAACTTGTTACCACTGAAAAACCTCCAAGGCAATTAGCTTCCCTTTTCCCCCCTTTGAATCACAAGATAAGATTTCAAATTTTCCACAGTCCACAACTAATCAGAcacaaaatataacaacaataataattcCTGGTGAGgtgaaaaacatattaaataaaactgtaaggTTCTCCTATGTCTGacattagttaaaaaaaatctcatctcTGAAAGCAGATCTTTTCACACAGACCTGATAATGTCTTATGACAGAATAAATATGCCAATCACGACCTTCACTGATAAAGAGAGATTCACTTGTAATATTCTCATCTCAGGAAAGCGTCTACACAGGCTCCATCACACTGCTCCCAGCCACACTTAACCTATTTAATAGTAACCTTGAAAATGGGTCTTATGGACTAATGGATCTTATCATTAGTCCATTTAACGTAGAGATATTTTTACTCATCAGGAGCAGGCAATAAGGGACAGCTCCTACTGTAATTCAGGCATCTTATTTTCATACTGAGGTGGAGGAGTGATGGGTTCGATGTTGACTGGATTCTGTGTGGGGGTGCGGATTTGGAGACGGATGTCCTTCAGGTGCAGTTTGTCCGACTTGATCCTCCTCACCCGCAGAGGCCGCAGTAAACGGCTGGCACGGCTGCTGCTGCGGGAGGGCAGGCTGGGGTTTGACTTGAGGCCCGGGTGGTTGGCCGGAGGCTCGGCAGCAGGTTGGGCGGCGGCCGCTGCGGGATCATTGAGAGGGGTGTCCTCGGTGGGATTGTTCGTGGGCTCTGCTCCCTCGTTTTCCACAGCTGCTATGATGTCCTCGTAGGACGGCAGCTGGGAGGTGCTCTGGCGAAGGTTGCTCTGACGGACGGGGTAGTTGCCGCTGCCAACGACCTCCTCGTAGCTCGGCACGTTGTACGCAGCTGGATCAGCAGCTCTGGAAAAGAATGCAAGAGGTGACATTCGGTTAAAAAGCATATGTGGGATTTTATCCAAACAACTTTCTGACCCTGGATTTACAACTACATGTTAGTGAATATATGAACTATTTTACCAAAATGTGCCCAAGTAAGTAAAAAGTAATGTTCAAATCCTGAACAAAGTTTAGGATTTTAAATATTGCAGTGTGAAATGCTTCAGTAGTAAATTTGTGTATCATAGATTTCCAAATGTTCCAAATCTGAGCGTTACCAGAACTTCTAAGAACttctaagaaaaaaatcaaagtataAAACTTAAGCAAAATCATCAGTCACTCACGGCTCTTGCTGCTCCCCAGGTATATGGTCCATGAGGGGGCCTCCTACCGGCGCTGGCTGGTTACGTCTGCTTTGTGCTCTCTTCTTGCTCCTCACACCGAGGCAAATGGACAAGAGCAGCATGGCTGCTCCAACTCCAACCAGCGCCATGGCCACTGATGAAGACTTTGTGTTGTCTGAGGCCTCGTCATGACCTCCAGGCCCTGAGGTGGAGTTGCCTGATGCTGTGGCCGAACCGCCTGGGGCCTCTCCATCCATGGGTATCACAGTCCACACAATCATGACAATGCCCAGCGCGATGAGACCGACTCCCAGGGCGCACAGGGCGTAATGGGCGCCTGAGCCGCTGCCCTCTGAGCTGGACGACCTGTTGGGACGGCTGTTGGCGCCACATATACCTCGACTGGAGCACATCCTGACGGACAAACTGCAACAGAGATGACCATCAATGAAGTGATGAGAGACCAGAGATAAGGAACCACAAACAAATTCTAACTGGATTCTAACTTGTTAGCAGTGTTGGTTTTGTTTAGTACACTTGCTTACAACAATACCAGCTAAAGCTTCAAGTTTAGGCAAGCACATAAGAAGATTCATCTTTACATGGTTAATATACCATCGATCACATATGACCATTACACTCCTCTCTAACACTACAGACAATTCAAGCCCAAAGCCACGACCACTGagctaccaccaccaccataaaaatcagcacataaTTTCTGTGACTGCTACATTTTGAGTGATAGGGGCGCAGCAGCGTGGTGGGAAAACAGGTTGTGTGGTGGTTGGTCCACACATGTCTTAACACGACAAACATGAGCTTGAAAGACAGTATCACTGAGAGGAATGACTCACACTTGAAGAATGGAGTGACACAAAATGGTCATGGTCATGGTGATGGTATTTAGTAACCTAACTATAATTCATGCAATTACTCAACATTAATTTTGATACAGTGCGACACAATGAAAGAACAGACATAGGGGTAACAGACATGACCCTGCAGGACTTCTGTGAAGCTTGTGAGCTGTGCTTCTCAgtgttcatgttattttgtcCCTGTAAATGTTAAACCTGTAACAGCTGATTTTCTTTGGCCACTTaagggcagcagaaacaagttaTAAACTCAACACAGATATAGTTATCAGCCTTTTATCTGTTGAACTTGTTCTTTAGGAATCCAACAACTacaaagcaacattatcatttattagAAGTCATGTTTCCAGCCATGAATGCGTCTCTTTtagttcttcttctttttggtcTTcgccaactcctgagggaaatatttggctctttagcactaactttgtctgtcttctgattggtgctggacaggtagAGTATAGAAAACAATATTataagagcagtgagagtgaagtTAAAGAGCTAAACAATGACTTCTctaattctctgtaggttcatgaCTACAACCGATGCCTTTAACACTGTCACATTGTTGTTTGATACGTTGTTGTTGTAAAAATATCCATGATAGCTGCTTTAAATACAAACTAAACACCAAACTAGGGTTATTCATACAATAAAAAAGTGCTTCTCACCCCTCACCCTCACAAAGCAATGTCAACTTGTGTCATATCCACAATCTGTGAGTAGTTAACCACAGAGTGACTTTTCCTTCCTAGATTGTTTAATTAGGATAATTGTTACAAGAAAAAAGGCTCAATTATACAACAGGCTGAAAAAATGAACATAATTTAGTGTcacataaataatttttttcttctttcctatGATGATTGTTGGCCACGACCTCCCAGATGGGAACCACCGCTATGAAACAAACAGCCTCATCGGAAATGTGCTCTACTGAGGTGACTCATGTGCAGACTGTTCCACGAACTCGAGCCAAAGTTAAGTGTTTGGAAACACGTTCACATCCTACATGACATCCTATAGGAAGTATCcattcaaaaaagaaagagaggagattgCAGCCATTAAAGCTCCACATCTGGTCTCCACCTGGTCAGCAGGAATGTTTAGGTTGTACTGTGAAGTTCATAAAATGGTCCATTGGTACTAAAGGTGGTGGTGTGAGGAAAATGTTCTACATACTACCACTGTAGTCCACATATTAATATGCATATAAGCATAACAATACTCAAATATTTATGGCCACAGACTCTACTCTCTATTTTCCTTAACTATACACAGTGCACTGAGCTGCTCTCTAAACAATATGATTTGTGGTTACAATTTCTTAGATGCTGGGGCTGCTCTGTTTTGTATgaatcactgcatcactgactatttaatattaaaatattaaaaggtGTTTATTACTCAAATGGTCTGTAAACAAATGGAAACTTTATAACTTTATATTATCTATTAAATTCCGTATTTATCCCAGTGTGCTAACACTTTATTCACCCTGAAAATCCTATGTCACTGCAAAGCAGGAAAAGATGAGGAAAGACGAAGATGCCAGGATATCAGACATCAGATATCTGGCCAGCTGAAAGTAACTGACTGTGACTGTAGTTTTGCTCATGCTTGGTTCACGTTGCAGATTATGTAGCTCAGATATGCACAGACATGGAACAGATGAATCAAATGGTCAagtcatttttgtcagtttcctcTTTTCAGGGCAGGGCAGAATACTTCAGGGCAAATATTTGAGGTGACATGGATGATAAATGACTTCACCTTTGTTTACGACGACACAGAGCATTAGCTTAAAATGCAGGAAATTCgcaatttaaacaaaatgctAACTTGTTAGTTGAGTCCTTTTGTACCTCAGGTCTAAAGCATTTCAGAAATCTATCATATCAGTGCAGCCTCTATTAACACTTCAGAAATTTTGCACAAGGTCGAGCAAGCAAGCATCCATCCAGCATTACCTCCCCAtcacctgctgctctgttcagtgacacagaggaagagtcCTCTCACATTAACTTATGCACTTTTCAATCATGATTTAAAGGACCAAGTATTTCAAGCATGTTGAACAGTGTACATAAATGCCAATTAATTAGTCCAACCCTTCATGTCTGACACAGGAATGATGGGATAGGCAGGGAGGACTGAGTTATGTTAATGCAAGGGTCCTGAATGCTGGGTATGCATGACTCAGAGAGGCTTGAACTGCTGCTAATGATGGGGAAAATAACTGATCTTTGGTCAACTGGAAGATGTTATTGATACACTGGCATCAGTagtgtattttgttgttatACTGGAGCAGATGTTTCCTTCTTTTCCCACAGATATTTAACTCAGTTCAGCTTTGACATTGAAATGGCTGCagacactgtgtctgtgttaaaaaGGATAAGACGCAGCAATCTGGAAAACACTATTTGATCTGAGCTGTCAGTAAAAAGTATTGATAGGACTTCAGTTAATTGAGTCAATAGAGAGGTGATGGACAATAATTTTATAAATATTAGTCTATTGACTTTCAGTGGAATCATATTGTGATCATCACAATATATCATGTATCTTCACTGTCAccatgtaaaacaacaaaacagcaaagcatCTCCCTGACCCGCATAGTGCAGATTATAAGACAAAagcaataattaaaaaatagtACAAAATAGGCACATTGTATGTGAAAACTAAAAAAGTAAGTCTGTGAACTTTTTGAGTTTGACAGGTTATTGTTGACTTTGGAAGAGGCagatgacaaaacaatctcagctCTACAGGTGCTCCAAAGTTTCCACATCAACAATTCTGTGACATCTGAGCGAATGTAATCTGCTGATCAGGACCGTGTGATATGAGCGAAAGCTTCGGAGCGAGCAGGTACTGTAAGCTGAGATCATTTTATTAGTCTGATGTATAACAGGAGAGCGCGGTTCACTGTATTTTACATCAGATTGATTCCTGATGTCATTTTACATCAGCTTTTCACATAATCATGTATTGACGTTGGAAAATATTCATATTGATGTCATGATATTGATTTCAGTCATACTAGTACACACACTCCGTGAGGGTCAAAAAGCATGAGACTCTTTGCACTTTGGTAAAGGGATGTATTGATCAAGTATGCTGGATCAGTATTGCTGCCAATACTGTCTTTATCAGCTCTGACGTGACTGCACCACAGTAAATACTGTTTTTATGTCAATATCATTataaatttcagtgttttgctaTCAGttacattcattcagtcacagcGAGCCTTATACTTAGTTTTCCTTGGCCTCATGTTACCTTGACTAAAAGACAGAACTGGTGTTTGACTGGTATTGGCAGATGTTGGTATCAgtaagaggaaagaaaaagctGAACTGGTGCATCCCTGATTTAAATCTGAGTAAACAAATGTACTGGACAACAATCTTCATGTACTGATGTGTCAAAATACAAGCAGCAGTATATCAGTTATTATTTGAACTGGTTCTGGTCTCGAGATAAACTTGATTTGCTCTTGACTTGCTCCAGTTTGGTGCATCCATGGTTTGATCTCAGGTGTTTGTAAATCTATAAAACTGACAGGAATTTGCTGAATGAATATACAGCGGTATACAGTTAATTCTGTGTTTAGCAACATATGTCCTGTGGATGACTTGTAATGTACAGTGTCACATATTGCAGGACCACATGCACTgcattatcatcatcaccattcaatcatcaacaaaaacaacatgacaccGTATGTTGAACTTTTGCGTCTCTTTTACTCCctatacatttacacatatatGTTGAATCTTGTGTAGTTTTTGTTGCATGCCTGCTGGACAGCATGTATGGGTGTGTCCTGTTCAACATCAGTGCATTTCACGCATTATAAACAGTCTGTGCTGTAAAGAACACAGGCCTCAGTGCTATTTTTATTGGGCTACTAAATTAGTTACATCAGCAGCTCAACCAGTGACACATTAGTGTGCAGTAAAGTGGTTAAAAATGGTGCAAGTGTCCCTGTCCTTCAGTCGGTCTGCAGCCAGCGCTTTCATTGTTTGTGAAGTAGGAAGGGACCTCTGAAGGAGGACCTGTCCCTCCACAGGACCGACACTGTGAACTCAACTTATGCGGACACTGCTCTGATTTAACACCTGAGACAGAAAAGATCACAACCCAAACACAACATCGGGTTAAACCGATAATGGTCTTGCTCAAGATCTGTCGCGGTGAAGGTGATCTGGAGGAGGCCTTACCTTTTCACTGCTCAGTATCCAAGGACTTCCCTCTTCATCGGTGAGTTACCTGAGTCACGCAGGTGTTTTCAGGAAGATCAGACACAGAGTTGAAAGAGGAATAAAACATAGACGCGACAGCTGACGGccttatcagatttttttcttttaaaataacagaGCGGATTTATTCATACAATATTTTCCGCTACAGATAACAATACTATAGTTGACAGGAACTTCGTTCAAATTCCAGCCGTGGCGaaccctcccctcccctcccctcccctcccctggCTGTAAAGTGTGTCTGTGACCTGTTTTCCTCTTGGTCCTAGCGCTGATCAGTTAAACTTCCTCTGGGGACACATTAATGGGACAGATACAGACGGAAactgataaatataaataaatttaagaaaacctgcacagctgttctgtacttaaaaaaaaaagactgctcCCCTGTTGTTGTTCTAAACATTTCAGGCCAGAAAAGCATGAAGAAGAAAatttaaagtataaaaacatcCAGGACGGTGTGTTCAGGTGCAACACCTCTGGGGGGatcactttttaattttttaattaaaaaaaagtgaaatgtgaaGGATTAAAAATCTGACCAATGAGGACATTACTTCCTCTACAATAACAAACTCCAAAACTAAACTGATAAACAGCTTCTATCCGGAAATGAAAACTATAGTGGTGCACAGATGTAAAACGTgagctgtcagagagaggagatcAAATAACTTAGATCAATTTTGGAAGATATAACCACAGGAAATAATTGATCTGAGTCGGAACAGAGTCAGCTGACCAACAGGCGtttttttctgccgttgttggcttgcgtgtgtcGTCATCGGTCGTGACCTGTGGGGAGGAGCGTAGAGAGGCGGAAGTTGGAAAACTGAAGCGTTgcttcggtttgtcagtactatGAGAAAAGTTAATTACCAAATAAAAGTTGGTTACCGCAAAGCCCGGATGCTAAAGCAAgcactggagctgctttttgtcgaacacgagtgaggctggacgtTGAAATACACCTGCGGTAAGGTAAGGCTAcggagcgaactagctagcggctagcgttagcatttgtGTTAGCGGcgagtgttagcattagccctctctttaaattaaaatttttgaCCTTATTTCCATTTCGGTCGtttatatcgcgtgggtaagagtgtgtttgtgtttccgtgactgaggcgCCCCTGACATGACATGGgtgctagacatactagactacaccatataaaacaatattgttgaatgttctgtttcagctgtaatgttgaatatttctctatggtttcatggttaaactgatGAGGAATATGTAGTAGTGAAtcaatcattttcctttgtatgtttctctttgatttcctccaggtgtcatcAATTCGCCCATTAATTAAGATATAATAGTCAAAATAATCTGTTAATGGATGTAATTTGCAACAGTAAACTTTTTTAGAAGTAATTTGTAATAAGgaaagtattatgtaatgggaaaagtaatctaatattagaggtaacagtaaaagtaatctgtaatataaaggcaatgcagaagtaatggTAATTCAAAATAtaggtaaaaatgtcatgttatagtaagacatcaaagaTGTCAcagtatagcatgtggtcaaaaatgtcaaaaacaccacagtatagtaaaacatcaaaaatgtcaaaaaatgtcttattaTAGTAAGGCGTAAATATGTCAGTGTAGCAAGATCTAAAAATGTGATAGAATATTaagctgtaaaaatgtcatagtatagttcgGCATAGCaaataaactgttgatgagaaatAGGTGGTAGAAAAtttataattttcctttgtttgtttct from Lates calcarifer isolate ASB-BC8 unplaced genomic scaffold, TLL_Latcal_v3 _unitig_1682_quiver_2390, whole genome shotgun sequence encodes:
- the LOC108890082 gene encoding transmembrane protein 51, encoding MCSSRGICGANSRPNRSSSSEGSGSGAHYALCALGVGLIALGIVMIVWTVIPMDGEAPGGSATASGNSTSGPGGHDEASDNTKSSSVAMALVGVGAAMLLLSICLGVRSKKRAQSRRNQPAPVGGPLMDHIPGEQQEPAADPAAYNVPSYEEVVGSGNYPVRQSNLRQSTSQLPSYEDIIAAVENEGAEPTNNPTEDTPLNDPAAAAAQPAAEPPANHPGLKSNPSLPSRSSSRASRLLRPLRVRRIKSDKLHLKDIRLQIRTPTQNPVNIEPITPPPQYENKMPELQ